Genomic segment of Desulfovibrio sp. Huiquan2017:
TGGCGAGGCCTGCAACGAGAAAGCGCAGGAACTGTTGCTTGTCTTTGGTGAGGGAACGCATCTGCACGGAACGATGGATGGCTATTCTTCCATGTTGTCGTGAATCTCGGAGATGATATAGAGAGGCCGACGTTTGGATTCGATGTAAATTCTACCGATGTATTCGCCCAACGTGCCCAGGGCCAGCAACTGCATCCCTGCGAAAAAGGCGATGGCGGTCATCAGGGAGGCGTAACCCTGAACCGGGTCGCCGAGGAGCAGATACCGGATGACGACGTATATGGCGAAGAAGAAGGCCAGTGTCGAGACTACTCCCCCGCAGATGGTCGCTATGCGCAGGGGGAGGTTGGAAAAGGAGATCAGGCCGCCGACGGCCAGGCCGAGCAGTTTGAGGGGAGTCCACTTGCTGCCCCCGGCGTGGCGTTCCGGGCGGTCGAAATATATCTCGGTCGTGGAGAAACCGGGCCACGTAAGCAACCCTTTCATGAATCGGTTGCGTTCGGGCATCCTGCGGATGACATCAACCACCGCTTTGTCCATGAGCCGGAAGTCGCCGGAGTTTTCCGGAATCTTGGATTCGCTGATCAGGTTGAAGACCTTGTAGAACAAGCCCGCAGTGATTCGTTTGCTTTTGGTGTCGTGCTCGCGGTTTTTGCGTACGGCAAAGACCACGTCAAAGCCCTTGCGCCATTCCGCGAGCATCTGGACGATCAGTGTCGGAGGCTCCTGCAGGTCGGCATCGACCGGGATGACGACGTCGCCGGTGCACATATCCAGGCCCGCCGAAAGGGCCACTTCCTTGCCGAAGTTGCGGGAGAATTTGAATGCCCGGATATAGGGTTCCTCCCGTTGGCAGAGGGCATCGAAAGTCCCGTCCGAACTCCCGTCGTCTATGCAGACGACCTCCAGGGGGGATGCGATGTCCTTTTGGATTTTGGAAATTTCCTGGAACAGAGCGTCCAGCCCGTCGCGTTCGTTGAACATGGGGATGACCAGACTGACCAATCCTGGTTGTCGGCGGTTCCGGGGAGGGGTGCAGATCACGCCTACCATAGTTGATGCGGTCATACGATTGTCTCGTTTCATGTTGTTCGGGCATTGTCGGCGCCGACTGCGGAGGGAGTCCTTGCGGCTCCCCGTCCGCACGGGGGCGTTGCGGCCGGGATGAGGGCACAGGTCTTTACTTTTATATATTTCAATGGGCTCGTCTACAACAAGATTCGTCTCATCGGCTTTGGCTGTTTCGTTGTTTGTATATTGGCCAAGGCACACGCGGAACGGAAACCCCAGGCGTGGGGAATGGTCATCAATTCGCGTACGTGGTGGCCCGGCCATAAAGATTTTGCATATGAAACATGATGCTGCTACGACGTGCTGGACGAGGGGCGTGTGCAGGTCGCGCACAACGGCGGATTCAAGGCAAACAGAGCGGGCATGCCGGAAAAATGAACAAAAGAATACTCGGGGTGAACATCCTCTTGTTCGCCTATTTTCTGGTGCTCAATTTCTTCCAGCCCTTGGTGTCGGACGACCTCTGCCGGGGCGCGGCGGCTGCGCTCTGGAACCATACCATCTGGGAGCATCTCGTTAGTGATTACATGAACTGGACAGGCCGCATGACGGCCCAGCTGTTGGCATATGTCTTCCTGAACGCGCCGCTGGAGGGCTACCTCATTCCGTTGTTTAACGTCGTCAACAGTTTCGCCCTGGCGGTATTCATATTCAAGACGTTCAGGATTTCTACGATCAACAGTCCGAAACTGTCCGCCAGTCCCCGGTTCTACGTGTTTTATGCCGCCGTGATGCTCCTGGCTCTCTATGCGACGAGGTTCTTGGCCAGCGCCCTGTGGAAGACGGGCGGGTTGCAGTATCTATGGGGACTTTCGATACTGGTCAGCGTTGCGTACAGCCTGTTGCGGGCAAGGAGCGAGAGCAACGGCAAGGCTGTATTGTTCTTCGCTGTTGGCCTGTTCATAGGCAATTACAACGAAATATATTTTTCCTCCATACTCATCGTTGCCTTCGCATACGCATTGTACGCCACGCTGTCCGGAACCGCCCGAAATGCCCTGTCCAAGTCAGTGTATTCGTTCCTTTTTGGAGACCTCATCGGCGGCTGTGTACTGATCGCTGCGCCGGGTAATTACGTCCGGCTTGGAACGGTCGCCCATGGCGGGGTTTCCTTTTGGGAGAAGACGGTAATGCTGGGCAGGAATCTTTCGCACAATCAATACCTGATCTATCTATTCGTTGTGTTTGTCCTCTTTTGCGTCTTGAGCTTGCGTTGCTGCGGAGGGGAAAGGAAGAAGACGCAATTGGCCGCTGCCATTGGCGCCGCAACGCTTGTTCTTCTGTATGTACAGCTTCTTCCCATCGCGCATTATGATTTCGACAACCGCATGTTCATGTTCTGGACGACCGTGGCGATCGCGCTTATCGTCTCAACGTGCGTGCAGACCGGCAGAATCGAAGCGTTTTTCACCCGGTACGGGAATGCCGTCTTGTGCGTGTCTATCGGGCTGATTGTTCCTTTCGTATTGTCCACTGTGCATAATTATCATGATGAATCCGTATATAGCGCGAAAAATATGGAGATAATCAATGCAGCCAGGGAGCGGGGTGCCGGAACAGTGATTCTCCCGAGGCGCGGGGAGCGTGACGCCATGTTCCGCCACGGCTATTTTGGCGGGTTGTCCCAGGACAAGAATTTCTGGGCCAACAAATGCGCCGCCTCCTATTTCGGAGTTGGGGCAATAGCCATAGCCGATGATGATCGGCGTTGATTCGGTTCGATGGGGGGAGATCCCTCGAGGGATACCGTGGTCGATTCTCGGGTGGTCACGGCCATTTGTCTTTTGCTCTCCCGCAGTGTACCTGGCCTTTCCTGTCGAGATAATCTGACGGATATGGAATCGACTGGAAGCGATTCGCATCGCCGAAATCGCTTTCGCTCCTCCTGTCTTTCCTGACAACTCTGGCGGTCACGTTCGTGGTCGCTGTCAGATGGCCCCGGCTGGCGAATTTATTCGGCCAGACCCGGCTGCCTCTCCATCGTTTTTTTGCGGTCTTCGCCGTGACCTCGTTCGTCAGTTTCATTTTGCCCAAGGACTGGGGGGATGTCGGTGGGCGACTGGTCTGGTCGAAACAGCGGGCCGATCACAGCTATGCGGCGGCCGGGACAGCACTGTTTTGGGACAAAGTCATGGACGCCACCGTGCTTTTCCCTATTCTGCCGGCCTGTCTCGTCTATTTTTCCCTATGGACAGGTCTTGACCGCAAGCCTAGTGGTGGCAATTGTCTCCTGGGGGGGGCGGCCATATTCTGGTTCGCTTCGGCAAGAGCTGTTCAGGTCATGCCGTACACGCTCAATTGGGGCCTTGGACTCGCCTCGAAGCTGCCGTTTCTGAGAAATCGCGTCCGGCCCGTGGACCTGCCTTCCCTAGATCGGACCGCATGCGTCAAGTTGTTCGGCATGACTTGTCTGAAGCCTGTTATCCTGGCGGTTCAATATCTCGGATTCGCCTATGCCCCGGGACTGCATTTCTCGGTGACCACCATATTCTTCGCCACGCCAGTTTCCCAGTTGGCCTTCGTGTTTTCCTTTACTGCTGGTGGGTTGGGGGTGTTGGAAGCCGGTTGGTTTGCGGCCCTTTCGCTGGCGGGCGTCAGTAATCCCGATATAGGTCTGTTTCTCCTGGGCCAGCGGGTTTATTCCATCGCATGCATGGGTGTCTTGGCAGCGGCTACCCTTCTCTGTTCCCTTGCCTGGAAGGCTTTGAAAGAGGGGCACAGGTAGTGAATATCTGTCCGTTGTGATGACAGCGGTGTATTCTGGCTTAGCCTTGCAAGCGTCCACAAAAAAATAAATGATAATTGATGGTGTGCCTGGTGGGAAGTGGTGCGAACGGGTTCAGCGCAAGCATCTGCTCACGCTGGTGATGCTCTATGCGGCCGTCGCCTTTTGGGGGAGGCTCCTGAAAGGCGTATACGACAATTCGGACATTTGCGACTACATGCGGATCGGGCTGAATTTTTAGGATGTCGGCTTCAAGGCTTTTACCGCATTCTGGCTGGAGGAATTGTCAAAATTACAGGCATCCATGAGCCACACATCATTTCGCTCATGCTGAGTTTGCCGTGTCTGTTCGGCATCACGCTATTCTTTCCCATGATCGTCGAACACTACACAGACAGTGTTTGGGCTACGTTCGTGAGCTTGTTCCTGTGTGCCACGTCTGCCTTTGCCGGAGCTTTAGTCCGTCCACTGTCCGAGGCACCGTTTTGTCTTCTGGTGACCGCTGCTGTTTGTTTGACCGTCGTCAGAAAAGTCCGTCCGTTGTATGTGGGCCTCTTTCTTGGCGCGATTTTCTGGTTTCGAAACCAGATTCTCGTCTTTTTACCCCTTTGGTCGTTGCTGTTTGAGAGCTCAAGGAGGCTGAAACGGTATATTCGAAACGGCTTCCTACTGGGTATCGGTTTCATCGTCGGGCCGTTGGTCTATATTTTTGCGCAAGGTTGGTTTTATTTTTCTATACATAAAAAAGACAATCTGGCCCAATTTGATTGGCTTGCAGTCTTTTCCGATCAATTGTTGGTACTCAGCGAACAGAATGCCATTGCCATCTATCTGCTGGCAATTGCGTCCATCGCCTGTAAATCTGTTCGTTGCAACGCGGCCCGGAGCCTATGTCGTCTTTTTCTTTCTCAGTGTCTGTCTGCTGACCATCGTTGTGAGAAATGAAATATTGCCATGACTGAAAAGACATGGCCGCAAGGGTGTGGTGGGTCCCATTCTTCTTGTTCTTGCTGTTTTTCTGGTCAGGAACGCCGCGTTGAATCGTATCGCAAAGTATGTGGTGATGCCTTCGCAGATCGAGAGGAAGTTGTCCCGGTGGAAGCTTGATCGTCGGTATGTCTTTGACAAGATCGAACCTGATGCTAGCGACGGCATGCCCTTGCCGCCCGACCAGGGCACTGCGCCGCAAGCTTTACAGTCCTAGACCTGGATGGTAGCTTATTTTGTTTAGGTAAGAACTATCAAAAGCAATCGACAGGCGGCGTTTGATGTCGGCATGACCTATTCTGGCGGCTTCGCCCGAAAAAGGCTTGGTCGGCGCTGTGCCTGAGGGGGGAGGGGGCATTCCCGCTGCATATTGGGAAACACGTTATGCCGAAGACGGGACGTCCGGCCTTGGATCGTATGGGGATTTGGCGGATTTCAAAGCTTGGGTACTAAATGATTTCATTCGCGAAAACGGGATCAAAACCGTTGGCGAATTCGGGTGTGGCGACGGGAACCAGGCGAGCCTTTTTAGAGTCCCCCAATATTGTGGTTATGACATTAACAAATCAGCCATCAAGGTGTGCAGGCAAAGAGACACGGCGTCCAACACGATTTTCAAGCACATTGGAAAGCACCGGGGTGAAATTTATTGACTTTTCCTTTCCCTTGACGTGCTCTAGCATTTGGTGGAGGACAGTGCTTTTGCGGAGTACATGGCTCAGCTGTTTCCCTCGTTGAGTCGGTTTATCTGTATTTATTCAAGTGAGTTCGACTCAGTAGATGAAACCCCGCAGGTCAATCACCACTGTTTTTTCGTTGGGTAGCCGAACACGCGCCGGGGGGGACATTGACCGCGATCGTCCCCAATGAATACAAGGAAATTTCGTTTGCGAATTTCTTTTTTTATGAAAAGACGAGTTGATGGAAACGGCCCGGTTGAGAATGAAAAAACGGTCTGAGGGCGACGAGTGAAACGATCCGTATTGGTTTTTGTGGGGACACGGCCGGAGGCCGTGAAGATGGCTCCGGTGGTATTTGCCCTGCGCGAGCGGGGGGAGCGGTTCAGGACATTGCTCGTCTCCACGGGGCAGCATCGGGAGATGCTCACGCAGACCCTTGGCGATTTCGGGCTGGCCCCGGATATAGACCTCGACCTGATGGTTCGGAATCAGAGCCTGGCACAGCTTTCCTCCAATCTCTTTCGGGCGGTCGATGAGGTCTTGGAACGGGAGCGTCCGGCCATGGTCCTCGTCCAGGGCGACACCACGACCGTCATGGTCGTCTCCCTGTGCGCGTTTTATCGCGGAATCCCGTGCGGACATGTCGAGGCCGGGCTGCGCAGCCACAACATGCATGCGCCCTTTCCCGAAGAGTTGAACCGGTGCATTGCCGGGTTGACCGCGTCATTGCACTTCGCGCCCACGCAACGGGCCGTC
This window contains:
- a CDS encoding glycosyltransferase family 2 protein, giving the protein MTASTMVGVICTPPRNRRQPGLVSLVIPMFNERDGLDALFQEISKIQKDIASPLEVVCIDDGSSDGTFDALCQREEPYIRAFKFSRNFGKEVALSAGLDMCTGDVVIPVDADLQEPPTLIVQMLAEWRKGFDVVFAVRKNREHDTKSKRITAGLFYKVFNLISESKIPENSGDFRLMDKAVVDVIRRMPERNRFMKGLLTWPGFSTTEIYFDRPERHAGGSKWTPLKLLGLAVGGLISFSNLPLRIATICGGVVSTLAFFFAIYVVIRYLLLGDPVQGYASLMTAIAFFAGMQLLALGTLGEYIGRIYIESKRRPLYIISEIHDNMEE
- a CDS encoding lysylphosphatidylglycerol synthase domain-containing protein, with the translated sequence MSFLTTLAVTFVVAVRWPRLANLFGQTRLPLHRFFAVFAVTSFVSFILPKDWGDVGGRLVWSKQRADHSYAAAGTALFWDKVMDATVLFPILPACLVYFSLWTGLDRKPSGGNCLLGGAAIFWFASARAVQVMPYTLNWGLGLASKLPFLRNRVRPVDLPSLDRTACVKLFGMTCLKPVILAVQYLGFAYAPGLHFSVTTIFFATPVSQLAFVFSFTAGGLGVLEAGWFAALSLAGVSNPDIGLFLLGQRVYSIACMGVLAAATLLCSLAWKALKEGHR
- a CDS encoding DUF6056 family protein; protein product: MMLLRRAGRGACAGRAQRRIQGKQSGHAGKMNKRILGVNILLFAYFLVLNFFQPLVSDDLCRGAAAALWNHTIWEHLVSDYMNWTGRMTAQLLAYVFLNAPLEGYLIPLFNVVNSFALAVFIFKTFRISTINSPKLSASPRFYVFYAAVMLLALYATRFLASALWKTGGLQYLWGLSILVSVAYSLLRARSESNGKAVLFFAVGLFIGNYNEIYFSSILIVAFAYALYATLSGTARNALSKSVYSFLFGDLIGGCVLIAAPGNYVRLGTVAHGGVSFWEKTVMLGRNLSHNQYLIYLFVVFVLFCVLSLRCCGGERKKTQLAAAIGAATLVLLYVQLLPIAHYDFDNRMFMFWTTVAIALIVSTCVQTGRIEAFFTRYGNAVLCVSIGLIVPFVLSTVHNYHDESVYSAKNMEIINAARERGAGTVILPRRGERDAMFRHGYFGGLSQDKNFWANKCAASYFGVGAIAIADDDRR